One Ricinus communis isolate WT05 ecotype wild-type chromosome 2, ASM1957865v1, whole genome shotgun sequence DNA segment encodes these proteins:
- the LOC8277855 gene encoding bidirectional sugar transporter SWEET1 has protein sequence MDVLHFLFGVFGNATALFLFLSPTITFKRIIKSKSTEQFSGIPYVMTLLNCLLSAWYGLPFVSKNNLLVSTINGTGAVIETIYVLIFIIYAPRREKSKILGLFTLVLTIFALVAFVSLFALHGSTRKLFCGLAATIFSIIMYASPLSIIRLVIKTKSVEFMPFFLSLFVFLCGTSWFIYGLLGRDPFVAIPNGFGCGLGTLQLILYFIYRNSKASAEAKKQPTSQSMEMGPSGKPQKMVANGSQDEQV, from the exons ATGGATGTTCTTCACTTCTTGTTTGGTGTTTTTG GAAATGCTACTGCCttgttcctttttctttccccaac GATTACATTCAAGAGAATCATAAAGAGTAAATCAACAGAGCAGTTCTCAGGTATTCCATACGTGATGACCTTGCTCAACTGTCTCCTTTCTGCCTG GTACGGACTACCATTTGTGTCAAAGAACAACCTTCTGGTGTCAACAATTAATGGGACAGGAGCAGTAATTGAGACCATTTATGTGTTAATCTTCATCATCTATGCACCAAGAAGGGAGAAGAGCAAAATTCTAGGCCTTTTCACACTTGTGCTCACTATTTTTGCCCTTGTGGCTTTTGTATCTCTGTTTGCTCTCCATGGCAGCACAAGGAAGCTCTTTTGTGGCTTAGCTGCTACCATTTTTTCTATCATTATGTATGCCTCTCCTCTCTCCATCATT AGGCTGGTGATCAAAACAAAGAGTGTGGAGTTCATGCCATTTTTCTTGTCactgtttgttttcttatgtggtACTTCCTGGTTCATCTATGGTCTACTTGGCCGGGACCCTTTCGTAGCT ATACCCAATGGGTTTGGTTGTGGTTTAGGAACACTACAGTTGATCCTGTACTTCATTTACCGCAATAGTAAGGCAAGTGCTGAAGCCAAGAAACAACCTACATCTCAATCTATGGAAATGGGTCCATCAGGAAAGCCACAGAAAATGGTGGCAAATGGTTCTCAGGATGAACAAGTTTAA